One Candidatus Acidiferrales bacterium genomic window, TGCTGCTTCGGTATAGCGGCATCAGAGGCTTTCGTCGTAGCGCTTTGTTCGTCTTTTGTTGCGGGCTTCGGCGCTGCCGCTTTTTCGCTTGCCGTGCTGGCGTCTGCAGCCACCTTACCCTCGACGCTTCTGGCAGTGATCGTTCCGATGGCGGGCATTTTTATTTCTGCAGGCGGAATCCCCAGCGCGCGCTCCACCGCTGCGCGAATCGCTAGCAGTTGCTCGAATGTCTTGTTTGCCGAATTCTCTGCATAGTCCGAGGAAATCGGCTGCCGCCACGAAAGTGAAATCTCTCGAAGGTTTTGGATCGGTTCCTGCGCTGTCAGTCCCGCAGAGCGGCAATCCACCGTTGAAATGCCCCGGCGTTCGAGCTCCGTCAAGCCTTCCCGTATCGCGCGAAGGTCCGCATGCAGCAATCGGAAAAAAGCGCGTCGCAACAGGAAGTTGAATCGCGTGAACGCCACCAACGCTGCCGGGTCATAGAACATGAACCCTGATGCATCTTTCAGTTCGCGCCCCTTTTCCAATAGTTTCGCGGCAAAGACCTCGCGCAACCCCTGGCACTGCTTTGTCACTTCCAGTACTTGATCCAGTGGCGCACACCATTCCAGTTCGGTCGAATCGGCGTCGCCGAGAACGTTACGCAATACCTGCGCGACGTCTCCCAGCGTGATCTCGCACGAATACAAATCCTCCGGAGCGCAAAGTGCAAAATAGGTCGCTAGCAGTAGGTCGATATTGTCGCGATCCGTCGGAGATTTTTCCGGCCGTCGCAGCAGTCGCCAGATCAATGCGCGCAGGCTGTCCGGTTCGATCTCTTTGATCGAGTGTAGAAGCTGCCGGAGCTGATTGGTCTTGACGCATCCGTCCATTTCGTCCAGCCACTGCGTGATCTTGGCGAAAAGGTCGTTTGCCGGGCAGGCCGCTGGGAGTACGGAATTGTTTGCCGGCGGAATGCCTATATGGAAATGCGTCGTTAGATAGAAATAGAGCGGATAGACGAGGCGCGCCTCGAGCCACGCGGCGGCGATGGCTTCGGCCTTTTCGCTAATCGACCGCGCGTCGGGTTTTGGTGGCGCAGATTTATTGCTCATGCCGCTCATCGAATAATCCAATTCGGAATTTTTTCCGAAAATCGCACCGCCACTGCGCGTCTTCCAAGTTCGAAATGCACGGCCACAACCGAAGCTTCTGCCTTCAAGGAACCGTCGGAGTTTTCGATTTTCACGCGGTCCGCAAATTCAAGAGGCAGCTTGGACGCGAAGAGTGCTTCATTCGCCGTGCCAAATTCGATCAGCGTGCTTTCCCTGACGCCTCCTCCTGCCGCGCGCAACGCCGTTATCTCAATTGGCAGTCGCATGAGAACCGCTCCGGGAAACAACTCAGCCAGCCTTTTCACGACTGATCCTGTGGAAAGAGGCTTCGCTTCAGCAATTTCGTGTTTCACAAATCCCTCTCGGCAGGCGCCGGTCCGCGCCATTCGCATGAGCACACGGAGAGACACCGGCGCTTCCGACGGATAACGATTGCAAGACCAGAACCAAACAGGAGGGCTTGTCCCAAAAGCTAACGTGCAGCAAGCACGGGAATTACGAGCGCGTCAAAATTCACAAAATACCTGACCGTCTCACCCTGCGACGAATCCGTCTCACAATCCTCGCTATTTCCGTGAGACGCTCGCGAAACATTAATTCTCGGTCATCAATTTAGTCTCCAGAGGCTTCGCTGGGGGCTAGTTTCGCCCCTGGCCGCAGTGGAATCTGATATTGCTTGAGTTTGCGATACAGAGTCGCTCGGCTGATTCCCAGCATTTTGCCAGCGAGTGCTTTGTCACCGCCGACCTGTTCAAACACGCGCAGAATGGTCATACGCTCCATGTCCACCAGCGCAGTCGAAGCCAGATCGTTCGCCTCTTCGGCCGATTGCGATGCTCCCAGTCCCGACAAAATTGCCGGCGTTAGATCCTTCACATCAATGCCGTGCCTGTCTCCCAAGGCCAGCGCTCGCGCGACGCAGTTTTCCAGTTCGCGCACGTTCCCGGGCCAGTCGTACTGCAGAAGGGCTTTCATCGCTGCCGAGCTGACGTGAATATTTTCGCTCGGAGCATGCCGCTCCAGAAAACAATGCACCAGCGCGGGAATATCCGAGCGCCTTTCCCGCAGCGGCGGCAGGTGCACGGTCACGACGTTCAGTCGGAAAAACAAATCTTTGCGGAAGGTTCCCGCTCGATAGGCCGTCTCCAGGTCGCGGTTTGTCGCGGCAATCACGCGCACGTCCACGGAGACCTTTTCGTTGCTGCCTACAGGGCGCACCTCTCTTTCTTGCAGCACGCGCAGCAGCTTCGCTTGCATTTCCAGCGGTAACTCGCCGATTTCGTCGAGAAAGATCGTCCCGCCATTGGCGCTCTGAAAGAGGCCGGACTTTGACTTCAATGCTCCAGTGAACGCGCCCTTTTCGTGTCCGAATAGCTCACTTTCCATCAGCGTGGGCACGAGCGCCCCGCAATCCACCGCGACAAATGGCATTTTGGCCAGCGGCCCGCGAAAGTGAATCGCTCGCGCCACAAGTTCTTTTCCTGTGCCGCTCTCGCCGGCGATCAGCACGGGCGTGCGCGAATCCTTCAGCCGCGACACCATGCGTAGAAGGTCCTGAACCTTCGCCGATGTGCCCACGATTCCATCGAGCTGCGTTTCCGTGTCCATCCGTTCGCGAAGAAATTGATTTTCGCTGACGAGCCGAACTTTCTCCGCCATTCGTTGCAAAAGCAGCCGCAATTTCTCCACGCGGAATGGTTTTTCGATGTAATCGTAAGCGCCGAGCTTCATCGCATCGACGGCGGACTCGATCGTGCCGTGACCCGTCATGATCGCGACTTCGGTTGCCGGCAAAAGTTGTTTGATTTGCCGCAACAATTCAACACCGCTTTCTTGCGGCAATTTCAAATCGGCCAGGACTACATCCGGCGCTTGCGTTTCGATCAGCGCCAGCGCGGCTTCCGCGCTTTCCGCTTCCGCCGGTGCAAAACCCAGCTTTTCACCAATCGTCACGCAGAGTTTGCGGATCGACGGTTCATCATCCACCACCAGAAATCGGATTTTCATTTCGCTGGACATATTCCCTCTTTCATCGCTTTTGCTTCTCCGCCAGCCTCGCTATTTCGCCGCCTCGCCCGCTGTCGTCATAGCCGCGCTTTGCGCTGTCGGCAGCCGCACAAAAAAAGTGCAGCCATCGCCCTCCGAATTATTGGTGCACGAAACTTCCCCGTTGTGTTCCCGCACAATGCCATAGCAAATGCTCAAGCCCAGCCCTGTGCCCTTGCCGAGCTCCTTCGTCGTATAAAACGGTTCAAAGATTCGCGCCATATCCGAAATGCCGGTTCCGTTGTCGCGAATCGCCACTTCTACAAATTCTTCTTTCTCGCTTGTGACAATTTCGATCTTTCCCGCACGCCGCGCTTCCTGCACGGCGTCATAGGCATTGTTGAGAATGTTGAGAAACACTTGTTGAAGTTGATGCGCATCGCCAAAAACTCGCGGCACGTCCGCGCCGTATTTCTCCGCGACCTCCATCCCATCTCCCGCCGATCCGTACGTGCGAAGCTGTACGACCTGCCTCAATATCGCGTGGACGTCGAGCGGCTCGCGGCGCGCAGGCATCTGCCGCGCGAACTGCAGCAAATTCTGCACGATTTCTTTCGTGCGCTCTGCCTCCTGGAGCACGATGCGCAGTTCCTCTTTCGCCTCCACTGGCACCGCGTTGTTCTCCAGTAGCAGGTCCGCATAGCCCACGATTGCTGCCAGCGGATTATTGATTTCATGCGCTACGCCCGAGACCAGTTGACCGAGTGCCGCCATTTTTTCGGCGTGCCGGAGCTGCGCTTGCAACACAGCGGCATCGGTGATATCCGTCATCACCACGACGATGCTGCTCACGTGTCCTTGCTCATCGCGGATTGGGCTCAGGCTGATCGAGAATTGTCCCGTGCTCCGATTCCCGCGCCGCACGGGCAGTTCGAGGTTTTCTGGCGTAAATCCTTCGAGTGTGCTTTCAAACGCCTTCTCAAATTTCGTCCGGCGATCGCGCGGAATAAATTCCGCAAGCGTCTTTCCCAGCAAATCTCCCTGGCTGTATCCCGATTCGTAGGTTTTCCGGTTCGCGTAGCTCACCAGGCCGGCCGTGTCGAGCACAAGAATCATGCTCTGCGTATGGTTCAGAATCTTCGTGTTGAAATCCCGTTCCCGCTGCAGTTGCGCTTGGTACGTCCTCTGCTCGGTGATGTCCTTCAGGATATGGATCGTCCGCGAGCCTTCTTCTGAGCCGGCTCCGATTCGCGAAGTCGAAATCAAATATGCGCGTGTTCCAGCGCTCACAACGGACTCATCGCTTGCGCTGCTCGACTCGCTGCAAAATGGACATGCTCGGCTTCGCGCGCTCGTGACAATGGAATTCAGTGCGCGCGTGCTCATGCCTACAAGCTCCGAAGGCCGTGCTCCAAGTGCTTCCGCCAGCGATCGATTCAATCGCACGATCCGATTCGCAGGATCGTGCACGACAATCAAATCCGTGATCGCGTCGAAGTCTTCCACCCACTGCCGCTTCGACTGTTCAATCCGTGAAAAAAGGCGCGAATTCTCCAGCGCCACCGAGGCATGGCTCGCCAGCGCCTGAATCAAGTTGTCGTCAGCTGCGGAAAACTCGCGCTCCCGGTTCACCAGGCAGAGGATGCCTAGCAAATCCCCTTCCCGGCCAGTCAGCCGCACCATGCAGACATCGCGCCATTCCAGGGCGTCAGCCACTTCTTCCCCTAGCAGTTCTCTTGCGTTTCCAGTGAGTAGCAAGCTCGGATGTTCCGCTGCAAAATTTGTCAACGCATCATCCAGAGGCGCTCTGGCTTCCAGATGAGGTTTGCCATCCACGTGATGCGCGTAAACAATTTCCAGCCGCGCGCCCCGCGTCAGCGCAAGGATGGCTGCCTGCGCCCCAAGCATTTTTCTTGCATTCGACGTAAACCGCCCGACAAACTCCGGCAGGCGCAGCGATGGCTTCAATTCGACCGCAAGGTCCATCAGGTCCTGCGCGCGACGTTCCGACGAATCCTCCTGCTCCTCGTTTTTGAAAAATAACTTCGCGAGAGCGCCGGCATAGGCTTCGGCTTGATTCACAGTTTGCGGATCAAATACTTTCGCGCCGTTTCTTCGCGAAAGGACAAGAATCGAAGCGCGCCGTTCGCCCAGCTCCATGGGAAGGACGATATACCTTTGGCCTTCAATGAGTTTTTTCTCCGACTTGCCAAGCTTTAATTCAGAATTTCTTGCAATGGCCCGGCCCTTGGCGACCGCTCGATGAAAAATAGGGGCTTCTGACAATGGCGCTTTCCAGCCTCGTAGCAATTTCGACGGCCCTTCTGAATGGACCAAACAAAGCTCTGCATTTCCTTTGTCGATATCCCAGAAGCTCGCGCCATCCAGTTGAAAGAATGATTTCGCCAATCGGCAAGCAGCTCTGGGGAACGCCTCAGGAGAGCATTCCGAAGCGTGCGTTTGAAGTTGTGCCAGAAGGCCATCAAGGCCCTCTCTACGGCGTGTGTAAGAGGTTCGTTGCTTCGATCGCGAAGGCATGGAGGTTTGTGGGTCTGAGCGAACAATTTCAAATTGAGAAACAATCCAACGTTAGCCCTAATTCTCATTTTGAGTCAACCCGAGTCATAGCTTCGGTTGCTGAATCGTGCATGACCCTATCCTAGAACGACTCTCATTGTGAGACGGCCCTATTGCCTCCAGCGGGTTCCTGAGACAAATTCTGGAATTCCAGGCATTTTTCCAGGATCGCCGACTTCTAATTAGCCATTTATTATGTGTCGGTTATGAGAATACCGTACCGAATTTTGTTAGAGTACTGGAACTGGTATGAGCCTTGCAATTAATGGGAGCGGATTAGTAGGTACCCGGTCATAAGGAGACCCGTCCGTGAACATTCGATCGAAGATTATGCGTTCCGCTCTCGTAGCCCTTGCAGGTTCTGTCCTCATCTTGCCGCCGGCAGCCATGAGTCAGGATGCAGCCACCAAGCGCAAGGTGAGCCACAAAGTTGTACCTGAGTTCCCAGAGCTCGCCAGGCAACTGAATATCACCGGCAAAGTGAAGCTCGCGCTTGTTGTTGCTCCAGACGGCCACGTGAAGAGCACTCAGGTTTTGGGCGGAAGCCCGCTGTTGGCTCAATCAGCCAGCAAAGCAGCGAAGGGCTGGAAATTCGAGCCTGGTCCAAAGGAGACCACCGAAATCATCGAATTCGACTTCACGCAACAGGATCAGCAATAGCCAGTGCTCGCCGCGCCTTCGTGTTGACTTCAAAGAAGGGGCGCTTGGTCGCTTGGGGGGAGGCTTTCGAAGATGACGATTGGAAAGAAACTCTATATTGGTTTCGGCTCGATTCTGGCGCTCTTGCTGACTGTGTTTCTCGTCAACTTGACGGCCTTGCTGCGTGAGCATTCCGTCCGGGATAAGGCTGCGAGCACGCTTCAAAGTCTTCAAACCATCGAGAAGGTTCGCTATCAAATGATGCAGGTTCGCCTTGACCTCCGCAACTTCCTCTTGAGTGGTGACCCGCGCATTGAAGGCACTACAAACAAGCAGGAAAGCGACCTGATGGATTATCTTCAGGCTCAGCGCACGAATTCTTCTGATGAAATCCTCCGAAACGCTCTGACCGAAGTGAACAACAGCGAAGCGGACTGGTACGAAAATTTTGCCAAGCCGCTAATCGAAAAAAGGCACCAGGTCGATTCCGGCGACGCAACCGTCTCCGATCTTCAAGTCTTTTATCTCGAAAAAAAGCCTGGCTCTTGGATCAACGGCGACGTCAATATACTCGATCAAGCTGACGCGCAGATTCACAAGTCCTATGACGATGCCAATCAATCCGCTACTCGTGCCAGCAATGTAAGCATCTACGGCGGCCTTTTCGGAATGTTCCTTGCCATCTTTTTGGGCATCGGCATCGCCTATTACACCGCCAAGTCCATCAATCAGCCGCTCAGTCATTTGATCGAGGTCGCGCACGAAATCGGCAGTGCTGGTGATCTCGATCAGAATATTGATATTCACCGCAATGATGAGGTCGGCCGCCTCGCCGATAACTTCCGCTCCATGGTCGAACACTTGAAGCGCATGGCCGGTGTTTCCGCTTCTGTCGCCGAAGGCGATCTCGACGTCGAAATCGAACCGCTCTCCAAACGCGATACCTTGGCCTCTGCATTTTCCCGCATGGCTCAGGGCCTCCGCGACATAGTCGGTCAAGTTCGTGATAGCGCTTCGCAGGTTTCCGCCGGTGCCAGCCAGATGGCCGCGGCTTCCGAGGAGTCCGCGAAAGTCAGCGTTCAGGCTGCGGCTGCTATTGATGAAGTGACCAGCACGATGCATGAAATGAGCATCAACGTGCAGAATGTCGTCAAAAACACGCAGGTTCAGGCTTCCAGCGTCGCCGAAACTTCCGCATCAATCGAACAGATGGTCGCTTCGATTCAGCGCGTCGCCGATACGGCCAAGATCCTTCTCGACATTTGCCATCGTTCTCGCGTCGAAGTCGAAACCGGCATCACGACTATGGAGAAGGCCACAGACGGCTTGAATCGCACCAGCGCCTCCATTCAATCCTCTTCGGACATCATCGGCGTCCTTGGCAAGCGTGCCGACGATATCGGCAAGATCATCGAAGTAATAGACGATTTGGCCGAGCAAACCAATCTGCTCGCGCTCAACGCCGCCATCGAAGCCGCTCGCGCCGGCGAACACGGCCTCGGTTTTGCCGTTGTCGCCGACGAAGTCCGCAAGCTCGCCGAAAAATCCACGCAATCCACAAAAGAAATCGCCGACCTCATCCAGGGGATTCAGAAGGAAGCGCGCGAGGCCGTCGACAACATGGCCAAGAGTACGCAGATGGTTCAGGACGGTCTGGTGCTCGGCCTCGATCTTAATAAGGCTTTCGGCAAGATTTCCAACGTCGTCAGCGAAGTTTATAAATTTGCGCAGGAAATTGGTGCCGCCACCAACGAGCAGTCCAGCGGTTCCTCGCAGATTGCCAAGGCAACTTCGCGTCTCACGGAAATCACTCAGGAGATCAACTCTTCCGTCGAGGAGCAGGCTTCTGGTGCGCAGGGTGTCGTCCGCGCCATGGAAAAAATGCGCGAGCTCGTGCAGCAGTCCACTTCAAGCTCGACTGAACTCGCCGCTACCGCCGAGCAGATGTCCAAGCTTTCGCGTATCTTGCTTGAAAGCATGGACCGCTTCCGTATCGAGCGCGAATCCCGCGAGAACGGCAAACATCACTCTTCTTGGCGGAACAAGAAAGACCGCGACGCTCACTCCGAAGATTCCCATCGTCGCGAGCTGGTTCGGGTCTGACCGGAGCCGCACATGGCAAAAGACGTCCAGCTTGTTGGTCTCCGCATCGGACGCGAAACGTACGGCGTTCCTATCGCCATCGTGCGTGAAATCGTCCGCGTCCCGGAAATCACCGCCGTACCCAACGCTCAGGAATTTGTTGAAGGCGTCATCAATCTTCGCGGAAAGATAATTTCGGTCGTGGATCTTCGCAAGCGCTTCGGCGGCACCACTTCCGATAACAGTAAGAAAAATAGAGTCGTCGTCGTGGAACTCGATAACCGCACCGTCGGCCTGATCGTGAACGCCGCTTCGGAAGTCTTGAAAATCCCGCCTTCCGAAATCGAACCTCCAGGCTCCGTTTTCCCCGAGGGAGAAATCGATTATGTGACCGGCGTCGGCAAACTCGGCGGCCGTCTCGTCATTCTTCTCGACTTAAACAAAGTCCTGAAGACGAATGAATTGCGGCATCTCGATGAGCTGGTGCCGGCGGCCTCGGTCTGAGCCTCTGAAGCATTTTGAAATCGTAGAGTTGTGCGAAGGGAATTATGGCGACTTTCACTGTTCCTGTTCAACTGACTGACCCTGAGCTCAAGCTCCTGCAGACGCTCATCTATCAGGAATGCGGCATGTGTTTCGATGAGCATCGCGTTCATTTTCTCTGTGACCGCCTCCAGCGCCGTCTGAAAGCCTGTAATCTCGATTCGTTCTACAGCTATTACCGCTTGCTCACCAGCCACGAAGGCAAAAAAGAACTCTCCGCCCTGCTTGAGAATCTCACGGTCAACGAAACCAGTTTTTTTCGCAATGTTCCGCAGTTGGAATTATTTTCGAAAGTCGTTCTCGAAAATCTCTTGCACCGCAAGCAGGAGCGCCGCGATTTTTCCCTTCGCTTCTGGAGCGCCGGCTGCTCCACGGGGCAGGAACCGTACACGATGGCGATCCAGATTTGCGACGCGCTCGCCTACTATTACTTGCGCAATCCACTGCCTTTCGACATGCCCTCGCCGAAGCCGCTCGTGCCGCCGCCGTGGAAAGTCGAAATCCTCGCCTCCGACATCAGCTATTCCGCGCTGCTTCAGGCCGAGCAAGGCCTTTACACCGAAAATCAGATGGAGTCGGTTGATTACACCTGCCGCCTGCGCTACTTCGAAAAAATGGGCGACAAATACGCCATCAAGCCCGCGCTGAAAAACATCGTTCAGTTCGACTTTCACAATCTTAAGGCCGAATTCTTGCCGCAGCGCAACGACATTATTTTCTGCCGCAACGTCATGATTTATTTCGATGAGGCCGAACAGAAGCGCCTGATCGACAAGTTTTATCGTTGCTTGAATCCCGATGGCTATCTTTTCGTCGGCCACGCCGAGAGCCTCTTCGGCCTGACCACGAAATTCAAAATGATTCACCAGAATAATGGCACTGCGTATCAGCGAATCGAGGGCCACGCGTGAACTTCTTTCCCGACGAACGCGCCGCCGAACTCCGCGAGCTTTTCTTTGAAAGCGCACAGGAGTTGCTTCAGGAGCTCAACGAAGCCGGGCTGGAGCTCGAAGCTCGTCCGGACGACGCCGAAATCGTCCGCCGTGTTCGCCGCGTTGTGCACACGCTCAAGGGCGACTCCGCCGCGTGCGGTTTTCAGGAGCTGAGCTCTCTGGCGCATGAGATGGAAGATGCGCTCGCTCCGCAGGCCGTCCGCGGCGCAAAAAATTCTCTCGTCGAAGTCATCTTCACCGCTGCTGACACATTCCAGGCCATGCTCGCCGCGTATCGCAAATCGCTCCCGCCTCCCACGGGCGATGCGCTTCGCGAACACATTCGCCAGATCGCATCTACGCCGGCGAAACGGCCTGCCGCGCCTGCCCCCGCCGAAGCGTTTTCTCCAAAGTTCGACTGGAATGCCTCCCAGCGCGACCGCATCTCGAACGCCTTGGGGCACGGCGAGTGCGTTTTCAATATCGCCCTGCAAATCGATCCTTCTAGCGGCATGCGCTCCGCCGCATTTCAGCTCATTCGAAATGTTCTGGAAGGTGTCGGTTCCATCCTCGCGATCCATCCATCGGATGTCGACTCAGCGGAATTCGCCGCGCACGTCGAGGCTGCTCTCGCGACTGAACATTCCAAGAGCGCTTTGGCGAAAAAGTGCCGGATCCCGTCCGTCGTCGCTGACATCACCGTGCATCAAGTCAGCGAAGCGCAGGAACCTTCGCAGGATTTGCTGGATGTGCTTTTGCAGGCCGA contains:
- a CDS encoding sigma-54 dependent transcriptional regulator, giving the protein MKIRFLVVDDEPSIRKLCVTIGEKLGFAPAEAESAEAALALIETQAPDVVLADLKLPQESGVELLRQIKQLLPATEVAIMTGHGTIESAVDAMKLGAYDYIEKPFRVEKLRLLLQRMAEKVRLVSENQFLRERMDTETQLDGIVGTSAKVQDLLRMVSRLKDSRTPVLIAGESGTGKELVARAIHFRGPLAKMPFVAVDCGALVPTLMESELFGHEKGAFTGALKSKSGLFQSANGGTIFLDEIGELPLEMQAKLLRVLQEREVRPVGSNEKVSVDVRVIAATNRDLETAYRAGTFRKDLFFRLNVVTVHLPPLRERRSDIPALVHCFLERHAPSENIHVSSAAMKALLQYDWPGNVRELENCVARALALGDRHGIDVKDLTPAILSGLGASQSAEEANDLASTALVDMERMTILRVFEQVGGDKALAGKMLGISRATLYRKLKQYQIPLRPGAKLAPSEASGD
- a CDS encoding CheR family methyltransferase, which produces MATFTVPVQLTDPELKLLQTLIYQECGMCFDEHRVHFLCDRLQRRLKACNLDSFYSYYRLLTSHEGKKELSALLENLTVNETSFFRNVPQLELFSKVVLENLLHRKQERRDFSLRFWSAGCSTGQEPYTMAIQICDALAYYYLRNPLPFDMPSPKPLVPPPWKVEILASDISYSALLQAEQGLYTENQMESVDYTCRLRYFEKMGDKYAIKPALKNIVQFDFHNLKAEFLPQRNDIIFCRNVMIYFDEAEQKRLIDKFYRCLNPDGYLFVGHAESLFGLTTKFKMIHQNNGTAYQRIEGHA
- a CDS encoding energy transducer TonB, yielding MNIRSKIMRSALVALAGSVLILPPAAMSQDAATKRKVSHKVVPEFPELARQLNITGKVKLALVVAPDGHVKSTQVLGGSPLLAQSASKAAKGWKFEPGPKETTEIIEFDFTQQDQQ
- a CDS encoding methyl-accepting chemotaxis protein, producing MTIGKKLYIGFGSILALLLTVFLVNLTALLREHSVRDKAASTLQSLQTIEKVRYQMMQVRLDLRNFLLSGDPRIEGTTNKQESDLMDYLQAQRTNSSDEILRNALTEVNNSEADWYENFAKPLIEKRHQVDSGDATVSDLQVFYLEKKPGSWINGDVNILDQADAQIHKSYDDANQSATRASNVSIYGGLFGMFLAIFLGIGIAYYTAKSINQPLSHLIEVAHEIGSAGDLDQNIDIHRNDEVGRLADNFRSMVEHLKRMAGVSASVAEGDLDVEIEPLSKRDTLASAFSRMAQGLRDIVGQVRDSASQVSAGASQMAAASEESAKVSVQAAAAIDEVTSTMHEMSINVQNVVKNTQVQASSVAETSASIEQMVASIQRVADTAKILLDICHRSRVEVETGITTMEKATDGLNRTSASIQSSSDIIGVLGKRADDIGKIIEVIDDLAEQTNLLALNAAIEAARAGEHGLGFAVVADEVRKLAEKSTQSTKEIADLIQGIQKEAREAVDNMAKSTQMVQDGLVLGLDLNKAFGKISNVVSEVYKFAQEIGAATNEQSSGSSQIAKATSRLTEITQEINSSVEEQASGAQGVVRAMEKMRELVQQSTSSSTELAATAEQMSKLSRILLESMDRFRIERESRENGKHHSSWRNKKDRDAHSEDSHRRELVRV
- a CDS encoding chemotaxis protein CheW; the encoded protein is MAKDVQLVGLRIGRETYGVPIAIVREIVRVPEITAVPNAQEFVEGVINLRGKIISVVDLRKRFGGTTSDNSKKNRVVVVELDNRTVGLIVNAASEVLKIPPSEIEPPGSVFPEGEIDYVTGVGKLGGRLVILLDLNKVLKTNELRHLDELVPAASV
- a CDS encoding ATP-binding protein, which encodes MSEAPIFHRAVAKGRAIARNSELKLGKSEKKLIEGQRYIVLPMELGERRASILVLSRRNGAKVFDPQTVNQAEAYAGALAKLFFKNEEQEDSSERRAQDLMDLAVELKPSLRLPEFVGRFTSNARKMLGAQAAILALTRGARLEIVYAHHVDGKPHLEARAPLDDALTNFAAEHPSLLLTGNARELLGEEVADALEWRDVCMVRLTGREGDLLGILCLVNREREFSAADDNLIQALASHASVALENSRLFSRIEQSKRQWVEDFDAITDLIVVHDPANRIVRLNRSLAEALGARPSELVGMSTRALNSIVTSARSRACPFCSESSSASDESVVSAGTRAYLISTSRIGAGSEEGSRTIHILKDITEQRTYQAQLQRERDFNTKILNHTQSMILVLDTAGLVSYANRKTYESGYSQGDLLGKTLAEFIPRDRRTKFEKAFESTLEGFTPENLELPVRRGNRSTGQFSISLSPIRDEQGHVSSIVVVMTDITDAAVLQAQLRHAEKMAALGQLVSGVAHEINNPLAAIVGYADLLLENNAVPVEAKEELRIVLQEAERTKEIVQNLLQFARQMPARREPLDVHAILRQVVQLRTYGSAGDGMEVAEKYGADVPRVFGDAHQLQQVFLNILNNAYDAVQEARRAGKIEIVTSEKEEFVEVAIRDNGTGISDMARIFEPFYTTKELGKGTGLGLSICYGIVREHNGEVSCTNNSEGDGCTFFVRLPTAQSAAMTTAGEAAK